The genomic region GTCCTTGCTCATCTTGCTGTCGCCGAACTCACGCTCGACGAAGGTGATCGGGACCTCCACCACGCGGAAACCCTTCTGCACCGCCCTGCGGGCCAGGTCGACCTGGAAGCAGTAGCCCGCGGAGGCCACCTCCTCCAGGCCCAGGCCCTCCAGGGTCTCGCGGCGGAAGGCCCGGTAGCCGCCCGTCACGTCGCGGATCGGGACGTTCAGCATCAGCCGGGAGTACGTCGACCCTCCGCGCGAGAGGATCTCGCGACTCTTGGGCCAGTTCACGACACGGCCGCCCGGCACCCAGCGGGAGCCCAGGACCAGGTCGGCGCCGGCCAGCGCGGTGAGCAGGCGGGGCAGTTCCTCCGGCTGGTGGGAGCCGTCGGCGTCCATCTCGACGATCACGCCGTAGCCCGCTTCCAGGGCCCAGACGAAGCCGGCGAGATAGGCGGCGCCGAGCCCCTCCT from Streptomyces sp. NBC_00190 harbors:
- a CDS encoding polyprenol monophosphomannose synthase, whose amino-acid sequence is MSDGGQRTYGPLGTALVIIPTYNEAENIGLIVGRVRAAVPDAHILVADDNSPDGTGKLADELAAGDDHVHVLHRKGKEGLGAAYLAGFVWALEAGYGVIVEMDADGSHQPEELPRLLTALAGADLVLGSRWVPGGRVVNWPKSREILSRGGSTYSRLMLNVPIRDVTGGYRAFRRETLEGLGLEEVASAGYCFQVDLARRAVQKGFRVVEVPITFVEREFGDSKMSKDIVVEALWRVTQWGLKAQAAKLLPGKGPDKGKEQA